ACGTGCGCACGACCTCCTGGCTGTCGGCGAAGCCGACGAGCCGCGCCCGCAGGGCTGCTCCGGGAGCGAGCGTGGTGAAGTCGCCGGAGACGCTGCCGCCCGAGTTGCCGGTGTACTCGGCGCCCGCGCGGCTGCTGGAGACGTGCAGGAAGGCCTCGATGGACAGGCGCGTGCCCAGGTCCACGCCCAGGGACACCTGGGTGTGCAGGCCCGAGGAGAAGGGGCGCGGGCCGGTCTCGGACGGAGGGTTCGAGAGGAAGAAGGGACCGGCGCCGAGGCCGAAGTACAGGCCGCGCTCGATCTCGTTGAAGGTCACCGCGGCGCGGTCCTGCGGGGCAGCGGCGGGCGCCTCTGCGCCCTGCGCGTTCGCGACGGTGGAGAGCAGCAGGAGGCCAGTGAGCAGCGACGGGACAAAGACGTTCATGCGGGCGCGAAGGTTAGCGCAGCCGATGCTCGGGATGCGCGGCCAAAAGCACACCCACACAGGCCCCAAAAACACGAAGGGCGGCCCCGCATGAGGCCGCCCTCCAAACTTACCGCGAGGCTGTGCGCCGACTACTCGCCCGAGGCCTTGAAGATGAACGGATAGGTCACGACGACCACGCCGCCCCCCTTGGGCTTGGGGAACACGAAGGTGCGCACGCGGCCCGCCACGCAGCTGTCCAGCTCGGCGTTGCCCGAGGTGGAGCCGCTGGGCTGCGAGGAGGCCACGGTGCCGCTCTCGGTGATGACGAACTTCACCGGCACCTTGCCGGCGAGCTTCGGGTAGCGGTTGAGCAGGCTCTCGTAGCAGAAGCGGATCTGCCCGATGTTGCGGCGGATCACCTGGCGGATGAGCTCCTTGTCCAGCGAGCCCATGACCACCGGGTCCGACGAGGCGATGCCGATGTCCGTGCTCTGCTTGCCGCCGAGCACGCCCACGCCGGTGCCGTAGGTGCCGGTGCCGCCGCCGCGGCCCTTGGTGCCGATGCCACCGATGCCGATGGTGTCACCGGTGCCGCCACCGCCCTTGCCCGTGCCGCGCAGGCCGAGGCCGCCGAAGCCGCCGGAGTCACCCGCCTTGGCGCCGAACATGTTGCCCATGGCGCTCTTGAGCTCACCGCCCAGGCCGTTCTTGCCGAAGATGGTGGAGACGCCGCCCTTGCCGCTGCCGAACACGCGCGCCGCGAGCGCACGCGCCTCGTCCTTCTTGGACGGGTCGCCCTTGGGCGCGGTGCGGTTGCCGGTCTTGGGCGCGTCCTTCTTGCCCATCTGGCCCTCGTCGCCGCGGGCCTTGGCCGCCATCTCGCCGCTCTTCTTCTGCTCCTTCTGCGTCTTGAGCTGCTCGAGGAACTTGTTCTTCTGGGTCTCGGGCGGCTTGATGATCAGCTTGGCGATGCGCGCCGAGTTGTCGTTGAGCTCGTCCGCGTACTGGTCGCCCTCGGCGTTGCGGTTCATCGCGCTCACCACGAAGAGCGCCGCGAGGAAGAACGTCACCAGGAAGATGTTCACCACGGTGAAGTCGAGCGACTCGCTGACGGGCACCGCCACGCGCTTGGGCTGCTGCTGGAAGAACAGCTCCAGCGTCACGCCGCCCAGGTCCGCCCAGAAGTGGTCGTCCGCCTCGAGCGAGAGCTGGTAGGCCTCGCCCTCGTGGGTGGCCTTGCCGCTCTCGATGACGGCCTTGAGGTCCAGCGTCTCACCGCGGCGGGTGAGCTCGCCCTTCATCTTGCCGGTGAAGCGCACGCTGAAGCCCGCCTGCGCGTCCGCGCGCACGAGCTCGAAGCGGGGCGCGCCCAGCTTGCCCTCGCCCATCACGAAGTCCACGCCGGCGGCGCTGCCCACCGTGAACGCGTGCTTCTGGTTGGGAGCGAGGAAGAAGTCGCCCACGCGCTGGTCGCCCCACGACAGGCGCACCGCGAGGCCCTGCGGCCCGGTGGCCTTGCGGGTCGCCGGGCGCACGCGGCGCACCGGAGCGGCCGCAGGGGCCACGGCGGCGGCCGGCGCCGCAGCGACCACCGCGTGCTTCTCGGTGGAGGCGAAGGAGGCGTCGATGGCGGCAGGCGCCATCACCGGCGCGCTCGCGGGAGCGGCGCTGGCGGCGTTCGCGAGGCCCGCGGCGAGCGCGTCCACCGGCGCGGCCACGGAGGCGACCGGGTCGGTCGCGCCCGCGTTGGTCGCGGCGGCAGCGGAGAGGTTCGCCGCGGCGAAGGCCGCCGGGTTCTCCACCACGATGGTGGTGGCGCCCAGGCGGATCTCGTCACCGAAGGAGAGCTGCCCCTTGTTGACGCGCTTGCCGTTGACGTAGGTGCCCTCCACGCTGCCCATGTCGATGATGGACAGGCTGCCGTCGCCCGCCACCTCGATCACGGAGTGGATGCGGCTGACCTTCTCGTCGTCCAGGCACAGGTGCGCGCTGGAGAGGCGGCCGATCTTGATGATGTCGCGCTCGTAGTCCTTGGTCGCGACGAGCGCGTCGCCCTTGAACACCTTGAGCGTCAGAGGAACGGCCATGGCCTAGAGCTCTCCCACCGACTGCATGACCTTGTCCTCGAAGTCCTCGCGGACGCGGATGAGGTTCGAGTGCTTCACCTTCTTGCGCGCCTCGATGTACTCGCCATCGGGCTTGGTCAGGTCGCCCTCGATGGTGTCGTCCTCGAAGTCGATGGTCGTCGTCTTCGAGTAGCGCACGTTGCCCTCACCGGGGTTCGTCGCCGCCGCCTTGTCGCCGCCCTTCGCATCCTGGGCGAGCGCAGCAGGGGCTGCCAGGAACAGCACGCACGTCAGCATTGCCTTCCGCATTCCACGTCCTCCACCACAACGTTCTCGCATCTTCGGCGCCCCTCCCGCCAGCCCCGCCCTACTCCGCGCCCATCCGACTGCCCTTCGGCCCACACCCACAGCGGCGGCGGGGGCCCCACCCGATCACACAGCCCTTAGAGGGCGTCCTCAGGCTCGTCCGGATCCGCGGCCTGCTTCTTCTTCGCAGGCTCGCTCGGCTTCACCGGCGCCACGGGTCCCACCGGCGTCTTCTGCGTCGCGGGCTGCACCTGCGCGGGAGCGGCGGTGCCCGAGGCGGGCGTCACCTTGCCGCCGGTGGCCGGCGCTGCGGCGGGAGCCGGAGCGGGGCCCGCAGGCTCGCCGGACTTCGCCTCGGCGGCCTTCATCTTGGCGTCCTGCGCCGCCTGGGCGGCCTCCATCTTCGCGGCCTCCTCCATCGCGCGCTTGGCCTCGGCCTTGGTCTGCACCGCCGCCTCCGCGTCCTTGAGCAGCGCGAACACGGGCGCCTCGGCGCTGAGCGCCACGTCCCCGCCGTTCATCGCGAGGTACTTCTTGTAGAGCTCGATCGCGCGCTCGGGCGCGTCCTTCGCGCGGTGCAGGACGATGGCGCGGTTGAGGTAGATGGCGGGCAGCTCGGGGTCGAGCTTCTCCGCCTCGTCGTACTCCTGCATCGCCTTGTCGTACTGGCCCTGGCCCTTGTAGGCCACGCCCAGGTCCAGGTGCGCGGCGGCGTTCTTGCCGTCCGCCTGCAGCACGCGGCGCAGGTGCTCCTCGGCGCCCGCGTAGTTCTCGCTTGCGAGCGCGAGCTGCGCGAGCTGCACGTGCGCCGGCAGGTAGTCGGCACGCGCCTCGAGCGAGCGCACGAACTGCAGGCGCGCGTCCTCGGGCTTGCCCTCGGCCTGGAAGATGAGGCCGCCGAGGTACGGCAGCTCGGGGTCGCTCTCGTCCAGCTTCACCGCGCGCAGCAGCTCCAGCTTCGCCATGGAGAACTGCTTGCGGTCCAGGTAGCTGCGGATCGCGACCTTGTAGGCCGCGATGGACTGCGGGTCGCGCATGCGGGCGGCGCGCGCGAACTCCATCGCCTTCGCGTGGTCGCCGGTCTGGCGGTAGATCTCCGCGAGCCGGGCGCGCGCGGAGGCATCGTCCGGGAAGCGCTGCAGGATGTCCTGGTAGAGCGCGACCGCGCCGCCCACGTCCCCGCTGTTCTGGGTGAGCACGGCGAGGTTCTCGGAGGCCTGGCGCAGGGAGGGCTTCTTCTTGAGCGCGTCGTTGTAGTGGGCGCGCGCCTCCTGCAGCTTGCCCTGGCGCTCGGCGATGACGCCCAGGTTGTAGTCCGCCTCGGCGAGGTTGCCGTCCGCCTCCTGCGCGAGCCGGAACTTGCGCTCGAGCGAGGCGTAGTCGAAGGCCTTCGCCTTCTTCTGCGCCTCGAAGCTCTTCACCGCGTCCTCGAAGAGCAGCTTCGCGCGGTTGGAGATCTCGGGCGCGGCCTCCGCCTGCGGGCGCGCCGCGGTGGCCCCGGGCGCGACCTTGCTGGTGGCCTTGGAGGCCGAGCAGCCGGTGGCGGCGAGCGCCGCGAGGGCGACGAGGCAGGAGCGGGTGATCAGGGTGCGCAGCATTAGAGGAAGTCCTCCGGCTCCTCGGAGTCGGCCTTCTTGGCCTTGTCCGAGGCAGTCTTTGCGTCAGGGGTCTGGGTGCGCTCCGCCGCGGGCGTGCTGGCCTGCTTGGCGCGCAGTTGCTTGGTCAGGGCCTCGAGGTCCTCGCGCAGGTCCTGGCTCTCCGCCGCCTTCTGCGGGGCCTGCACGGTCGCGGCCGGCACGGGCTGGATGTCGCTGAGCAGCCCGCCGCCCTCCACCGCCACCGCGTGCTTCACGTTGAGCAGCGGCAGCTTGTCCTCGGGGACCTCGGGGAACTGCTCGGGCGCGTAGGTGGTGCGCAAGAGCTGCAGGCTCTTGGCGAAGCAGTCGTTGTACACGTCCAGCTCGTGGCCCTTGGCCACCGCGCTCTTGAGCGCCTCGGTGGCCTGGTCCTTGAGCGGCTGCGCCTCGGTGGTGAACTGCTCCTTGAGCGCGTCGCGCATGGCCTCGTCGGTGCCCGGGGGCATGGGCGCGTTGATCACCTTGTCCGCGAAGTTGTCGTACGCGAGGCCGAGGCGGTGCAGGGCGCAGATGCCGGAGTCGGCGGCGCCCAGCTGCACGGTCTCCACGTAGAGCCGCTGCACCACGTCCAGCGCCTTCTTCTTCTCCTTGATGCTGGCCTTGAAGGCCTCGGGCGAGGCCGGGCGGCCCCAGGACAGGCGCAGGCGGGCGAACTGGGCGTAGTCCGGCTCGATGCGCAGCATGTGCGCGCGGGCCACGGCCGCGAGCGCCGGCTTGTCCAGCTCCTTGCGGATGCGGCGCGGCAGCTTCTCGAAGTAGTCGTAGACGCGGTTGTAGATGCGGTTCGCCTCGCGCGGGCGGCGCAGCTTCTGCTCGTAGATGGCCGCGATGCGGCCCTCCGCCTCGAGCACCTTGCTGGGCGAGCGCATGTACTCGCGCTCGTAGTCCTCGAGCTGCTTGAGCGCGCGGCCGTAGGCGCCGCTCTTCTCATAGAGGTCCGCGATGGAGAGGAACACGCTCTCCGCGTCCTTGCTCTTGGGCCACAGCTCGAGGAAGTGCTCGCGGTCCTTCAGCGCCGCCTTGTACTGGCCGAGCCCGTCACGGTAGGTGGCCGCGTTGAACAGGGCCACCTGCGCCTTGGGCTCCTCCCACACCTGCACGGGATCCTTCTTCTCGGGCTCGGCCGCGGCGGCCGCTTGGGCCTTCGCCTTCTTGCGGCTCGCCTGCGCGCGGGCGCGGGCGTGCGCGGCCTTGCTCGCGCCGCCGCCGCTCTTCATACCGCCCTTCGCGTCAATGCTGCGCTCGTAGCCGCGCACGTACAGCTCGTAGGCCTCGGCCGCCTCGCTGAAGTCGCCGATCGCCTCGAGCGCCTCCGCGTTCGCGTAGATGCAGGCGGGGATGAAGCTGGAGCGCGGGTAGCTCTGGATGATGCGCTGGCGGGTCTGGATGGAGCGGTCCACCATCTTCGCTTTGAAGAAGTCGACGGACGCGTTGTAGAGCGCCTTGTCGGCGATCTCGGACTTCGGGAACTCCGCCACGAAGGTCAGGTAGGCGTCGCCCGCGCGAGCGAACTCGCCCTTGGCCTCGAGCTGGTTCACCAGCTTGAAGCTGGACTGCTCGATGAGGCGCGCGAGCTGGTCACGGAAGGGGCCGCTGGCGAGCTTGTCGTTGTTGTAGAAGCGGCGCGCCCACTCGTTCACCTTCGCGTAGTCCTGCAGCAGGTTGTACGAGTCCAGGATGAGGTTGGCGGCGATCTCGGCGGCGCGCTCCCCGTTCTCGAACTTGTACTCGGGGTAGTTGAGCGCGATCTCGCTGAAGCGCAGCACCGCCTCGTCGAAGTGGTTGTAGCGGTAGTAGATGTTCGCGGCCTTGAACTCGATCTCCACCCGCTTGTCGCCCTTGGGCACGTAGCGGATGTAGCGCTCGCAGGCATCCAGCAGCGCCTGCTTCGGCCCGGGGATGGCCACCTTCTTCTGGATGTCCGAGCCGGTCTCGGTCTTGAGCTGGCCGCTCTCCTCGAGCTTCTTCACCACCTCGTCGTAGGCGAGCACCGCGTTGTAGGCGGCGTTGGTCAGCCACTTGCCGGCCTTCTGCGGCGCGGGCTTGCCCTTCGGGTCCTTCGCCTCGAGCTTCTTCGCGTCCTGCAGCACGACGAGCGTGTAGTTCTCCGCGGCCTTCTCGAACTGCTGCAGGTTGTCGTTGAGCAGCTCGGCCCAGAAGAAGCGCAGGTCGTAGGCCTTGGGGTTCTCCGGGAACAGCGTGAGGTAGTCCCCGTAGATCATGTCCGCGTACTTGAAGGTCTCCTCGTCGCGGGTCTTCTTGCCCTCGTTGTGCCAGGTGACGGCGAGGTTGGAGAGCGTGCGCTCGGAGAGCTCGCGCGCGTCCGCCAGCGCCTGCTTGTCCTTGTCGCTCTTGATGACGCCGGAGCTCTCGACGTCGTTCATGATCTTCACGAGCCGGCGCACCTGGCCCACGGTGCGCTCCTTGTTGCCCATGCGCAGCACGCAGTCGACGATCTTGCCCTGGAAGCCGGGGGCCTCGGGGGACAGCGGCTTCTCCTTGATCAGCGTGTTGAAGGTGAGCGCCGCCTCGCGGTCCTTGCCGTCCTCGTAGTACAGGTTCGCCAGCTGCTTGAGCATGGTGAACCGGTCCTCGGGCGTGCTCGCCACCTTGCCGAACTCGTCGCGCGCGGCCTTCGCGTCACCCTCGCGTGCGTAGCTGCGCACGAAGTCGCCGCGCGCCTCGCGCACCAGCGTGCCCTTGCCGCTCTTGCCGCCGTCCTTCTCCACGGCCTGCGCGCCGGCGAGCTCGCCGTAGAGCACCACCGTCTTGAACTTGTCCTTGGCGTTCGCGTAGTCGGCCAGGTTGAAGTAGCACCAGCCCTGCTTGTAGAGCGCGAAGGCGTAGACCTGGTTCTCCGGGTACTCGGCCGCCTTCTTGTAGCTGGCGAGCGCCTTCTCCAGCTCCTCGCGCTTCCCCTTCGAGTTGTTGAAGTAGTACTCGCCGAAGGCCAGGTGCGCGTCCGGCACGTACTTGCTCTTGGGGAACTTCTCGATGAGCCGCTTGTAGGCGACGAGCGCCTTGCGATCCTCACCGTTCTCCATGAGGTACTGGCCGAGGAAGAAGAGCACCTCGTCCGTGCGCTCGAACTTCGGGTACTCCTGCACGATCTTCGTGTACTGCTCGACCGCGAGCTTGCCGTAGCTCTTGCTCTGCGCGAGCAGCTCCGCCTTGTCCGCCTTCGCGCGGCTCTGGCCCGCGGCGTCGTTGCGGTTCATCGCGGCGATGAGGTCGTCGTCCTTGCGGTTCGCCTCGATGAAGAAGAACTTGGCCTCCTCCCAGTAGAGCTCGCCCAGGCGGAAGTGCAGGCTGGGGGCCTCCTTCTGGTCCGCGGAGAGCGAGATGATCTTCTTCAGGCTCTCGATCTGCTCGCGGCGCTTGCTCGCGACCTGCAGCTCCACGCCG
This Aggregicoccus sp. 17bor-14 DNA region includes the following protein-coding sequences:
- the cglE gene encoding adventurous gliding motility protein CglE encodes the protein MNVFVPSLLTGLLLLSTVANAQGAEAPAAAPQDRAAVTFNEIERGLYFGLGAGPFFLSNPPSETGPRPFSSGLHTQVSLGVDLGTRLSIEAFLHVSSSRAGAEYTGNSGGSVSGDFTTLAPGAALRARLVGFADSQEVVRTWIYLRAGAGYAMFSPKQLLPDSDILVFGGPGVEYYTRLRHFSVGLEVTGTYLVSAGTYGFAVTPNLRYAF
- the gltG gene encoding adventurous gliding motility protein GltG; this encodes MAVPLTLKVFKGDALVATKDYERDIIKIGRLSSAHLCLDDEKVSRIHSVIEVAGDGSLSIIDMGSVEGTYVNGKRVNKGQLSFGDEIRLGATTIVVENPAAFAAANLSAAAATNAGATDPVASVAAPVDALAAGLANAASAAPASAPVMAPAAIDASFASTEKHAVVAAAPAAAVAPAAAPVRRVRPATRKATGPQGLAVRLSWGDQRVGDFFLAPNQKHAFTVGSAAGVDFVMGEGKLGAPRFELVRADAQAGFSVRFTGKMKGELTRRGETLDLKAVIESGKATHEGEAYQLSLEADDHFWADLGGVTLELFFQQQPKRVAVPVSESLDFTVVNIFLVTFFLAALFVVSAMNRNAEGDQYADELNDNSARIAKLIIKPPETQKNKFLEQLKTQKEQKKSGEMAAKARGDEGQMGKKDAPKTGNRTAPKGDPSKKDEARALAARVFGSGKGGVSTIFGKNGLGGELKSAMGNMFGAKAGDSGGFGGLGLRGTGKGGGGTGDTIGIGGIGTKGRGGGTGTYGTGVGVLGGKQSTDIGIASSDPVVMGSLDKELIRQVIRRNIGQIRFCYESLLNRYPKLAGKVPVKFVITESGTVASSQPSGSTSGNAELDSCVAGRVRTFVFPKPKGGGVVVVTYPFIFKASGE
- the cglF gene encoding adventurous gliding motility protein CglF, with the protein product MRKAMLTCVLFLAAPAALAQDAKGGDKAAATNPGEGNVRYSKTTTIDFEDDTIEGDLTKPDGEYIEARKKVKHSNLIRVREDFEDKVMQSVGEL
- the gltE gene encoding adventurous gliding motility TPR repeat lipoprotein GltE, with product MLRTLITRSCLVALAALAATGCSASKATSKVAPGATAARPQAEAAPEISNRAKLLFEDAVKSFEAQKKAKAFDYASLERKFRLAQEADGNLAEADYNLGVIAERQGKLQEARAHYNDALKKKPSLRQASENLAVLTQNSGDVGGAVALYQDILQRFPDDASARARLAEIYRQTGDHAKAMEFARAARMRDPQSIAAYKVAIRSYLDRKQFSMAKLELLRAVKLDESDPELPYLGGLIFQAEGKPEDARLQFVRSLEARADYLPAHVQLAQLALASENYAGAEEHLRRVLQADGKNAAAHLDLGVAYKGQGQYDKAMQEYDEAEKLDPELPAIYLNRAIVLHRAKDAPERAIELYKKYLAMNGGDVALSAEAPVFALLKDAEAAVQTKAEAKRAMEEAAKMEAAQAAQDAKMKAAEAKSGEPAGPAPAPAAAPATGGKVTPASGTAAPAQVQPATQKTPVGPVAPVKPSEPAKKKQAADPDEPEDAL
- a CDS encoding tetratricopeptide repeat protein — encoded protein: MRRSLFLSLVLLATVSVAQDKKAPRDADLGKKAATSVDKSLAGDISRTKAAADKAVPLQYDQFRLGVELQVASKRREQIESLKKIISLSADQKEAPSLHFRLGELYWEEAKFFFIEANRKDDDLIAAMNRNDAAGQSRAKADKAELLAQSKSYGKLAVEQYTKIVQEYPKFERTDEVLFFLGQYLMENGEDRKALVAYKRLIEKFPKSKYVPDAHLAFGEYYFNNSKGKREELEKALASYKKAAEYPENQVYAFALYKQGWCYFNLADYANAKDKFKTVVLYGELAGAQAVEKDGGKSGKGTLVREARGDFVRSYAREGDAKAARDEFGKVASTPEDRFTMLKQLANLYYEDGKDREAALTFNTLIKEKPLSPEAPGFQGKIVDCVLRMGNKERTVGQVRRLVKIMNDVESSGVIKSDKDKQALADARELSERTLSNLAVTWHNEGKKTRDEETFKYADMIYGDYLTLFPENPKAYDLRFFWAELLNDNLQQFEKAAENYTLVVLQDAKKLEAKDPKGKPAPQKAGKWLTNAAYNAVLAYDEVVKKLEESGQLKTETGSDIQKKVAIPGPKQALLDACERYIRYVPKGDKRVEIEFKAANIYYRYNHFDEAVLRFSEIALNYPEYKFENGERAAEIAANLILDSYNLLQDYAKVNEWARRFYNNDKLASGPFRDQLARLIEQSSFKLVNQLEAKGEFARAGDAYLTFVAEFPKSEIADKALYNASVDFFKAKMVDRSIQTRQRIIQSYPRSSFIPACIYANAEALEAIGDFSEAAEAYELYVRGYERSIDAKGGMKSGGGASKAAHARARAQASRKKAKAQAAAAAEPEKKDPVQVWEEPKAQVALFNAATYRDGLGQYKAALKDREHFLELWPKSKDAESVFLSIADLYEKSGAYGRALKQLEDYEREYMRSPSKVLEAEGRIAAIYEQKLRRPREANRIYNRVYDYFEKLPRRIRKELDKPALAAVARAHMLRIEPDYAQFARLRLSWGRPASPEAFKASIKEKKKALDVVQRLYVETVQLGAADSGICALHRLGLAYDNFADKVINAPMPPGTDEAMRDALKEQFTTEAQPLKDQATEALKSAVAKGHELDVYNDCFAKSLQLLRTTYAPEQFPEVPEDKLPLLNVKHAVAVEGGGLLSDIQPVPAATVQAPQKAAESQDLREDLEALTKQLRAKQASTPAAERTQTPDAKTASDKAKKADSEEPEDFL